One part of the Eptesicus fuscus isolate TK198812 chromosome 2, DD_ASM_mEF_20220401, whole genome shotgun sequence genome encodes these proteins:
- the REST gene encoding RE1-silencing transcription factor isoform X2: MATQVMGQSSGGGGLFTGSGNIGMALPNDMYDLHDLSKAELAAPQLIMLANVALTGEVNGSCCDYLVGEERQMAELMPVGDNNFSDSDEEGLEESPEIKGEPNGLENMELESVELSVAEPQPVFEVSAAPEIYSPNKELPPETPGAEDKCKTLKTKPFRCKPCQYEAESEEQFVHHIRVHSAKKFFVEESAEKQAKARESGSSTAEEGDFSKGPIRCDRCGYNTNRYDHYTAHLKHHTRAGDNERVYKCIICTYTTVSEYHWRKHLRNHFPRKVYTCGKCNYFSDRKNNYVQHVRTHTGERPYKCELCPYSSSQKTHLTRHMRTHSGEKPFKCDQCSYVASNQHEVTRHARQVHNGPKPLNCPHCDYKTADRSNFKKHVELHVNPRQFNCPVCDYAASKKCNLQYHFKSKHPTCPNKTMDVSKVKLKKTKKREADLPDNNNTNEKTETEQIKIKGDVAGKKNEKSVKVEKKDNSSKEKKPCNNASIQVTTRTRKSAMEAREMDVHSRTSSEKNCKTKKGKRKMEAEAHSLQDPVNDEEPVTKKKKKTESKPKNSQEVPKCENKVEENKKQNTCVKKSTKKKTLKNKSSRKSSKPAQKETVQRGPAQTAPPPPMEPPQVGPVQTEPPPPVQPAPMEVVPMEEPPATEPPATESPPLVEPPPLTEPPPLTEPPVPKKSPRKDNKKEKSNMQSEMARKEQVLIEVGLVPVKESQLLKESASAQDFLPPLPKENLKEEESKDQKLLTECEGSKETPLQKVEAEEADKSLAVVQESANISSSEQNLNVLEGETSDGKHQTDTRLCETDMDTDENKTEDLPGKDSAVEESVSPLLLPLPTEKQEAVSKTAVASPPVTGAVNESQEMDEDEGIHSHDGSDLSDNMSEGSDDSGLNGARPVPQEAGREKAKEASTVKVPEGDFVCIFCDRSFRKEKDYSKHLNRHLVNVYFLEKAAKGQE, translated from the exons ATGGCCACCCAGGTAATGGGGCAGTCttctggaggaggagggctgTTCACCGGCAGTGGCAACATCGGCATGGCCTTGCCTAACGATATGTATGACTTGCATGACCTCTCCAAAGCTGAATTGGCTGCTCCTCAGCTCATCATGTTGGCAAATGTGGCCTTAACTGGGGAAGTCAATGGCAGCTGCTGTGATTACCTAGTTGGCGAAGAAAGGCAGATGGCAGAGTTGATGCCTGTTGGGGATAACAACTTTTCAGATAGTGATGAAGAAGGACTTGAGGAGTCTCCTGAAATAAAAGGTGAACCCAATGGCCTGGAAAACATGGAACTGGAAAGTGTGGAACTCAGTGTTGCAGAACCACAGCCTGTGTTTGAGGTATCAGCTGCCCCAGAAATTTACAGcccaaataaagagcttcctccTGAGACACCTGGAGCAGAGGACAAATGCAAGACCTTGAAGACCAAACCCTTTCGTTGTAAGCCATGCCAATATGAAGCAGAATCTGAAGAACAGTTTGTGCATCACATCAGAGTTCATAGTGCCAAGAAGTTTTTTGTGGAAGAAagtgcagagaagcaagcaaaagCCAGGGAATCTGGCTCTTCCACTGCTGAAGAGGGAGATTTCTCCAAAGGCCCCATTCGCTGTGACCGCTGTGGCTACAATACCAATCGATACGATCACTATACTGCTCACTTGAAACACCACACTAGAGCTGGTGACAATGAGCGAGTCTACAAGTGCATCATTTGCACGTATACCACAGTAAGCGAATATCACTGGAGAAAACACTTAAGGAACCATTTTCCAAGGAAAGTGTACACATGTGGAAAATGCAACTATTTTTCAGACAGAAAAAACAATTATGTTCAGCATGTTCGAACTCATACAG GAGAGCGCCCATATAAGTGTGAACTTTGCCCTTACTCAAGTTCTCAGAAGACTCATCTAACTAGACATATGCGTACTCATTCAG GTGAGAAGCCATTTAAATGTGATCAGTGCAGTTATGTGGCCTCCAATCAACATGAAGTAACTCGCCATGCAAGACAGGTTCACAATGGGCCTAAACCTCTTAACTGCCCACACTGTGACTATAAAACAGCAGATAGAAGTAACTTCAAAAAACACGTGGAGCTACATGTTAATCCACGGCAATTCAATTGTCCTGTATGCGATTATGCAGCTTCCAAGAAGTGTAATCTGCAGTATCATTTCAAATCTAAGCATCCCACTTGTCCTAATAAAACAATGGATGTTTCAAAAGTGAaactaaagaaaaccaaaaagcGAGAGGCTGACTTGCCTGATAACAATAATACCaatgaaaaaacagaaacagagcagataaaaataaagggagatgtagctggaaagaaaaatgagaagtctgtaaaagtggagaaaaaagataattcttcaaaagagaaaaagcctTGTAATAATGCTTCAATCCAGGTGACTACCAGAACTCGGAAATCAGCGATGGAAGCTAGAGAGATGGATGTGCATTCAAGAACCAGTTCAGAAAAAAACTGTAAAACCAAGAAAGGCAAAAGGAAGATGGAAGCTGAAGCCCATTCCTTACAAGATCCTGTTAATGATGAGGAACCtgtgacaaaaaagaaaaagaagacagaaagcaaACCCAAAAATAGTCAGGAAGTACCAAAGTGTGAGAACAAAGTGGaggagaataaaaaacaaaatacttgtgtgaaaaaaagtacaaagaagaaaactctgaaaaataaGTCAAGTAGAAAAAGCAGCAAGCCTGCTCAGAAGGAGACTGTTCAGAGGGGGCCTGCTCAGACAGCGCCGCCGCCACCCATGGAGCCTCCTCAGGTGGGGCCTGTTCAGACAGAGCCGCCTCCTCCCGTACAGCCTGCTCCGATGGAGGTTGTTCCGATGGAGGAGCCTCCTGCCACGGAGCCTCCTGCCACGGAGTCTCCTCCTCTTGTGGAGCCTCCTCCTCTTACGGAGCCTCCTCCTCTTACGGAGCCTCCAGTTCCCAAAAAGTCTCCTcgaaaagataataaaaaggaaaagtctAACATGCAGAGTGAAATGGCAAGGAAGGAGCAAGTCCTTATTGAAGTTGGCTTGGTGCCTGTTAAAGAGAGCCAACTTCTAAAGGAGAGTGCAAGTGCACAGGATTTCTTACCACCATTGCCAAAGGAAAACTTAAAAGAAGAGGAGTCAAAAGACCAAAAATTACTCACCGAATGtgaaggaagtaaagaaaccccTCTTCAAAAAGTAGAAGCAGAAGAGGCAGATAAGAGTCTAGCTGTTGTCCAGGAATCTGCCAATATTTCATCCTCAGAACAAAACTTGAATGTGCTAGAGGGTGAAACTTCAGATGGTAAACATCAGACTGACACTAGGCTTTGTGAAACAGATATGGATACAGATGAGAACAAAACAGAGGATCTCCCTGGAAAAGACTCAGCAGTTGAAGAATCAGTTTCACCACTGCTTCTTCCTCTACCAACAGAAAAACAAGAAGCAGTGTCCAAAACTGCTGTCGCATCACCTCCTGTTACCGGGGCAGTAAATGAGTCTCAGGAAATGGATGAAGATGAAGGTATTCATAGTCATGATGGAAGTGACCTAAGTGACAACATGTCGGAGGGTAGTGATGATTCTGGCTTAAATGGGGCCCGGCCAGTTCCACAAGAAGCTGGTAGGGAAAAGGCAAAGGAAGCCTCGACGGTCAAGGTGCCCGAGGGAGATTTTGTTTGTATCTTCTGTGATCgttcttttagaaaagaaaaagattacagCAAGCACCTCAATCGCCATTTGGTTAATGTATACTTCCTTGAAAAAGCAGCTAAAGGGCAGGAGTAA
- the REST gene encoding RE1-silencing transcription factor isoform X1 produces the protein MATQVMGQSSGGGGLFTGSGNIGMALPNDMYDLHDLSKAELAAPQLIMLANVALTGEVNGSCCDYLVGEERQMAELMPVGDNNFSDSDEEGLEESPEIKGEPNGLENMELESVELSVAEPQPVFEVSAAPEIYSPNKELPPETPGAEDKCKTLKTKPFRCKPCQYEAESEEQFVHHIRVHSAKKFFVEESAEKQAKARESGSSTAEEGDFSKGPIRCDRCGYNTNRYDHYTAHLKHHTRAGDNERVYKCIICTYTTVSEYHWRKHLRNHFPRKVYTCGKCNYFSDRKNNYVQHVRTHTGEKPFKCDQCSYVASNQHEVTRHARQVHNGPKPLNCPHCDYKTADRSNFKKHVELHVNPRQFNCPVCDYAASKKCNLQYHFKSKHPTCPNKTMDVSKVKLKKTKKREADLPDNNNTNEKTETEQIKIKGDVAGKKNEKSVKVEKKDNSSKEKKPCNNASIQVTTRTRKSAMEAREMDVHSRTSSEKNCKTKKGKRKMEAEAHSLQDPVNDEEPVTKKKKKTESKPKNSQEVPKCENKVEENKKQNTCVKKSTKKKTLKNKSSRKSSKPAQKETVQRGPAQTAPPPPMEPPQVGPVQTEPPPPVQPAPMEVVPMEEPPATEPPATESPPLVEPPPLTEPPPLTEPPVPKKSPRKDNKKEKSNMQSEMARKEQVLIEVGLVPVKESQLLKESASAQDFLPPLPKENLKEEESKDQKLLTECEGSKETPLQKVEAEEADKSLAVVQESANISSSEQNLNVLEGETSDGKHQTDTRLCETDMDTDENKTEDLPGKDSAVEESVSPLLLPLPTEKQEAVSKTAVASPPVTGAVNESQEMDEDEGIHSHDGSDLSDNMSEGSDDSGLNGARPVPQEAGREKAKEASTVKVPEGDFVCIFCDRSFRKEKDYSKHLNRHLVNVYFLEKAAKGQE, from the exons ATGGCCACCCAGGTAATGGGGCAGTCttctggaggaggagggctgTTCACCGGCAGTGGCAACATCGGCATGGCCTTGCCTAACGATATGTATGACTTGCATGACCTCTCCAAAGCTGAATTGGCTGCTCCTCAGCTCATCATGTTGGCAAATGTGGCCTTAACTGGGGAAGTCAATGGCAGCTGCTGTGATTACCTAGTTGGCGAAGAAAGGCAGATGGCAGAGTTGATGCCTGTTGGGGATAACAACTTTTCAGATAGTGATGAAGAAGGACTTGAGGAGTCTCCTGAAATAAAAGGTGAACCCAATGGCCTGGAAAACATGGAACTGGAAAGTGTGGAACTCAGTGTTGCAGAACCACAGCCTGTGTTTGAGGTATCAGCTGCCCCAGAAATTTACAGcccaaataaagagcttcctccTGAGACACCTGGAGCAGAGGACAAATGCAAGACCTTGAAGACCAAACCCTTTCGTTGTAAGCCATGCCAATATGAAGCAGAATCTGAAGAACAGTTTGTGCATCACATCAGAGTTCATAGTGCCAAGAAGTTTTTTGTGGAAGAAagtgcagagaagcaagcaaaagCCAGGGAATCTGGCTCTTCCACTGCTGAAGAGGGAGATTTCTCCAAAGGCCCCATTCGCTGTGACCGCTGTGGCTACAATACCAATCGATACGATCACTATACTGCTCACTTGAAACACCACACTAGAGCTGGTGACAATGAGCGAGTCTACAAGTGCATCATTTGCACGTATACCACAGTAAGCGAATATCACTGGAGAAAACACTTAAGGAACCATTTTCCAAGGAAAGTGTACACATGTGGAAAATGCAACTATTTTTCAGACAGAAAAAACAATTATGTTCAGCATGTTCGAACTCATACAG GTGAGAAGCCATTTAAATGTGATCAGTGCAGTTATGTGGCCTCCAATCAACATGAAGTAACTCGCCATGCAAGACAGGTTCACAATGGGCCTAAACCTCTTAACTGCCCACACTGTGACTATAAAACAGCAGATAGAAGTAACTTCAAAAAACACGTGGAGCTACATGTTAATCCACGGCAATTCAATTGTCCTGTATGCGATTATGCAGCTTCCAAGAAGTGTAATCTGCAGTATCATTTCAAATCTAAGCATCCCACTTGTCCTAATAAAACAATGGATGTTTCAAAAGTGAaactaaagaaaaccaaaaagcGAGAGGCTGACTTGCCTGATAACAATAATACCaatgaaaaaacagaaacagagcagataaaaataaagggagatgtagctggaaagaaaaatgagaagtctgtaaaagtggagaaaaaagataattcttcaaaagagaaaaagcctTGTAATAATGCTTCAATCCAGGTGACTACCAGAACTCGGAAATCAGCGATGGAAGCTAGAGAGATGGATGTGCATTCAAGAACCAGTTCAGAAAAAAACTGTAAAACCAAGAAAGGCAAAAGGAAGATGGAAGCTGAAGCCCATTCCTTACAAGATCCTGTTAATGATGAGGAACCtgtgacaaaaaagaaaaagaagacagaaagcaaACCCAAAAATAGTCAGGAAGTACCAAAGTGTGAGAACAAAGTGGaggagaataaaaaacaaaatacttgtgtgaaaaaaagtacaaagaagaaaactctgaaaaataaGTCAAGTAGAAAAAGCAGCAAGCCTGCTCAGAAGGAGACTGTTCAGAGGGGGCCTGCTCAGACAGCGCCGCCGCCACCCATGGAGCCTCCTCAGGTGGGGCCTGTTCAGACAGAGCCGCCTCCTCCCGTACAGCCTGCTCCGATGGAGGTTGTTCCGATGGAGGAGCCTCCTGCCACGGAGCCTCCTGCCACGGAGTCTCCTCCTCTTGTGGAGCCTCCTCCTCTTACGGAGCCTCCTCCTCTTACGGAGCCTCCAGTTCCCAAAAAGTCTCCTcgaaaagataataaaaaggaaaagtctAACATGCAGAGTGAAATGGCAAGGAAGGAGCAAGTCCTTATTGAAGTTGGCTTGGTGCCTGTTAAAGAGAGCCAACTTCTAAAGGAGAGTGCAAGTGCACAGGATTTCTTACCACCATTGCCAAAGGAAAACTTAAAAGAAGAGGAGTCAAAAGACCAAAAATTACTCACCGAATGtgaaggaagtaaagaaaccccTCTTCAAAAAGTAGAAGCAGAAGAGGCAGATAAGAGTCTAGCTGTTGTCCAGGAATCTGCCAATATTTCATCCTCAGAACAAAACTTGAATGTGCTAGAGGGTGAAACTTCAGATGGTAAACATCAGACTGACACTAGGCTTTGTGAAACAGATATGGATACAGATGAGAACAAAACAGAGGATCTCCCTGGAAAAGACTCAGCAGTTGAAGAATCAGTTTCACCACTGCTTCTTCCTCTACCAACAGAAAAACAAGAAGCAGTGTCCAAAACTGCTGTCGCATCACCTCCTGTTACCGGGGCAGTAAATGAGTCTCAGGAAATGGATGAAGATGAAGGTATTCATAGTCATGATGGAAGTGACCTAAGTGACAACATGTCGGAGGGTAGTGATGATTCTGGCTTAAATGGGGCCCGGCCAGTTCCACAAGAAGCTGGTAGGGAAAAGGCAAAGGAAGCCTCGACGGTCAAGGTGCCCGAGGGAGATTTTGTTTGTATCTTCTGTGATCgttcttttagaaaagaaaaagattacagCAAGCACCTCAATCGCCATTTGGTTAATGTATACTTCCTTGAAAAAGCAGCTAAAGGGCAGGAGTAA